The Streptomyces uncialis genomic interval CGTGCGCACCGCCGTCCCGCGTGAGGCCGCCGTACTGCCCTCGGCGGTCGGCGTGTACGCGGGCGCCGCCTGGCACGAACGCGAGACCCACGAGATGTTCGGCGTCGGCTTCGACGGCCACCCCGGCCTCGATCCGCTGCTGCTGCCCGAGACCTTCGAGGGACACCCGCTGCGCAAGGACTTCGTGCTCGCCGCCCGGGTCGTCAAGGCGTGGCCCGGCGCGAAGGAGCCCGGCGAGTCCGAGCACGGCGGGCCCAAGCGCCGCCAGATGCTGCCGCCGGGCGTCCCCGACCCCAACGAGTGGGGCCCCCTCAAGGGCCAGCTCCCACCCGCCCCGGCCCGTCCGGCCCGCGGCGCGGCGGGCCGCGCGGGCGGCGCCGCCGCACGCGCGGCCGGGGACCGACCGGTCCGCCGCGCGCGTACGGCCCCCGCGGGGTCCGCAGGTACGGAGACGGGTACGGCGGGTACGGAGACGGGTACGGCTGCCGACACGGGTGCGCCGGTGGCGGGCGCGGCACCCGGTACGGGCGCCCCGGCCAGCGGTGCCACGGGTACTGCTGCACCGGCGTCCGACGGCTCGACCGGTACGCCGACTTCCGGTACCGGTACGGACACCGGGGCCGGTACGACGGCCGAACCCGGGGCCCGGCCCGCCCGCAGGGCACGGTCCGTCTCCGGCGGCTCCGCGTCCCAGCGTCCCGAGGCCGCCCCGGCCCCGGACTCCGCCCCGGCTCCCGACTCCGGTTCGCCGGAGTCCTCGGCGCCCACGGCCTCCGGCGACAGCGCGGCGGACACCTCCGCCGAGTCCGCCGCCCCGGCCGCACCGCCCCGCACCGGCAGCCCCGACGCGCCCTGGCACCACGCGCGGCCCGCCTTCGACGCGTCACGCCCCACCGGCGACAGCCCACCGGCCACGGAACCCGGGACCACCGAACCCGGGACCACGGAACCCAAGACCACGGAACCGGCCGCCACCGAACCCGAGGTCACGAAACCCGAGGCCACGAAACCGGACAGCGGGTCCCGTACCGAGGACAAGGAGGAAGCCAAGGCCGAAGCCAAGGCGGACGACAAGGCCACGGACTCGGACACGAACGCAGCCCCGGACGCGGCCACGAACAACACCACGGCCCCGACCCCGGCCCCGACCCCGACCCCGGACCCGAGCACGGACCCGGACCCGGACACAGCCACGGACGACGACACCCCTGGAGGTCCGCAGTGAACGACGCGCTCGACGTCGCCCTGCGACTCCTCGTCGTCTTCGCCGTCTTCCTCGTGCTGCCGCTCGTCGTCGGACAGGCCGAGCACAAGGTGATGGCCCATATGCAGGGCCGCCTCGGCCCGATGTACGCGGGCGGGTTCCACGGCTGGGCCCAGCTCGTCGCCGACGGCGTCAAGTTCGCCCAGAAGGAGGACATCGTCCCGGCGCGGGCCGACCGCAAGGTCTTCCAACTCGCCCCGGCCGTCGCCCTGCTGCCGTATCTGCTCGTCCTCCTCGCCATCCCGATCGGACCCGGTGAGGGCGCCGTCGGCGAGGTGATCGACGCGGGCATCTTCTTCGTCCTCGCGGTCATGGGCGTCAGCGTCCTCGGCTCGCTGATGGCGGGCTGGGCGTCCGCCAACAAGTTCTCCCTGCTCGGCGGACTGCGCACCGCCGCCCAGCTGCTGTCGTACGAGCTGCCGATGCTGCTCGCCGCCGCGTCCGTGGCGATGGCCGCCGGTACCGTCTCGCTGCCGGGAATCGTCGCCGCGTTCGAGTGGTGGTGGCTGCCCTGGCAGATCGTCGGCGCGATCGTCTTCTTCGTGGCCGGACTCGCGGAGCTGCAACGTCCGCCGTTCGACATGCCGGTCGCGGACTCGGAGATCATCTTCGGCGCGTACACCGAGTACACCGGACTGCGGTTCGCGCTGTTCCTGCTCGCCGAGTACGCCGGGATCGTCGTCCTGTGCGGGCTGACCACCGTCCTGTTCCTGGGCGGCTGGCACGGTCCGCTCGGCGCCGACGGGCTCGGCTGGGTGTGGACCCTGCTGAAGACCGCCGTCCTCGCGTTCGTCGTCATCTGGCTGCGCGTGACCTATCCCCGACTGCGGGAGGACCAGCTCCAGCGCCTCGCCTGGACCACGCTCGTCCCCCTCGCCCTCGCCCAGATCGCCCTCACCGGCGTCGTCAAGGTGGTGATGTGACACCCATGTCCGAGTCGCTTCCGCCGCGCAGGTTCCCCGGGTCCGGCCTCGCGAAGGGCCTGGCCGTCACCCTGCGGACGATGACCCGCAGGACGGTCACCGCGCAGTACCCCGATGTCCAGCCCGAACTGCCGCCCCGCACCCGGGGCGTCATCGCGCTGTTCGAGGAGAACTGCACGGTCTGCATGCTCTGCGCCCGCGAATGCCCCGACTGGTGCATCTACATCGACTCCCACAAGGAGACGGTGCCGGCCGCCGCCCCCGGCGGACGCGAGCGCAGCCGCAATGTGCTCGACCGGTTCGCCATCGACTTCTCGCTCTGCATGTACTGCGGTATCTGCATCGAGGTGTGCCCGTTCGACGCGCTGTTCTGGTCGCCGGAGTTCGAGTACGCCGAGACGGACATCCTCGAACTGACCCATGAGCGGGACAAGCTCCGCGAGTGGATGTGGACCGTCCCGGCGCCGCCCGCCCTCGACCCCGCCGCCGAGGAGCCCAAGGAACTGGCCGCCGCCCGTAAGACCGCCGACAAGTACGCGGCGGAGGCCGAAGCGGAGGCGCAGGCGGCTGCGGCGGCGACGGCAGCGTCCCAGGCCACCCCCGGCACCCCGTCGGCCACCCCCGACGACACGGCCCCCGGACCGGAGGGAACCCCGTGATCCCCATGTCCCCGACCCTGGCGGCCCCCCTCGCCGCCGGGAGCTCCGGATTCCTCTCCCCGACGGGCGTCGAGATCGCGTTCCTGCTCGTCGGCGTCGTCACCCTGGGCGCCGCGATCATCACCGTCACCACCAAGCAGCTGGTGCACGCCGCGCTGTGGCTGGTCGTCGCGCTCGGCGGGATCGCCGTGGAGTACCTGCTGCTCACCGCCGAGTTCATCGCCTGGGTACAGGTCCTGATCTACGTCGGTTCCGTCGTCGTCCTGCTGCTCTTCGGGCTGATGCTCACCCGGGCGCCCATCGGCCGCTCCCCGGACGCCGACTCGGGGAACCGGTGGGTCGCCCTCGCGGTCGCCGTCACCGCCGCCGTCGCGCTGGTCTGGGTCGTCGTGGACGCGTTCCGCACCACCCGGATGGACCTCGACACCGTCCAGGGCTCCACCGACGTCATGGGCGAGAGCCTCTTCCAGAACTGGGTGCTCCCCTTCGAGGCCCTTTCCGTGCTGCTGCTGGCGGCCCTGGTCGGCGCGATCGTGCTGTCCCGCAAGAGGGCCGCCGACCGCTCCGACGGCCCCCCGCCCGCCCCGGCACGCCGCGGCAGCCCGTCCGGCCCCACCCGGCCCGGCGGCACCCCGCCCACGGGTGGCACCCCGGGCCGCCCCGGCGCCCAGCCGCCCGCCGACCGGACGGAGACCGGCTGATGCATCTCGCCTACCCCGCGGTGCTGTCCGTCCTCCTCTTCTGCACCGGCCTGTACGGCGTGCTGGCCCGCCGGAACGCGATCCTCGTGCTGATGTCCGTCGAGCTGATGCTCAACGCCGTCAACCTGAACCTCGTCGCCTTCGACGTATGGCTCAGCGAGGCCGCCCGCGACACCCTGCACTCCGGCCAGGCCCTGACGCTGTTCACCATCGCCATCGCCGCCGCCGAGATCGGCATCGGCCTCGCGATCGTCCTCACCGTCTACCGCAACCGCGGCACCTCCGACATCGACAAGCTCCGCGACACCGCCGAGCACGGCGACGGGCCCGGCGACCCCGACGGCACCACCGCCACGGCACCCAGGACAGAGGCCGCCGCGTGACCACCACGACCCTCGCCGTACTCGTCCCCCTCCTGCCGTTCCTCGGCGCCGTCGCCGGGCTGCTCCTCGGCCGCACCGCCCCCGGCTTCGTCCGCCCGCTCGCGATCCTGCCGACGCTCGCCGCGCTGGCCCTCGCCGTCCTCGTCGCCGTACGGCAGGGCGGCGACCGGACCATCGAGGCGGCGACCCAGCTCACCCCCACCGGCTCCGTCCCCATCGAACTGGCGCTGCGCCTCGACGGCTTCGCCGTCCTCGTCGCCGTCCTCGTCGGTGCCGTCGCGACCTGTGTGCAGCTCTACTCGACCGGATATCTGCGCGACGACCCCCGCTACCCCTCGTACGCGGCGCTCGTCTCCCTGTTCACCTCCGCGATGTTCCTCGTCGTCTACTCGGGCGATCTGATGGTGCTGCTGGTGGGCTGGGAGATCATGGGCATCTGCTCGTACTTCCTGGTCGGCCACTACTGGGAGACCCCCGAGGCCCGCGCCGCCTCCCTCAAGGCGTTCCTCGTCACCAAACTCGGTGACGTCCCCTTCCTGATCGGTCTGTTCGCGCTCGCCGCGGACGCCGGGTCGTTCCGGATCAGCGCCGTCCTCGACACCGTCGCCGACGGCGGGCTCGACCACCCCACGGTGATCGCGCTGCTGCTGCTCGCGGGTGTCGCGGGCAAGTCGGCGCAGTTCCCGCTGCACACCTGGCTGCCCGACGCGATGGCGGGACCCACCCCCGTCTCCGCGCTGATCCACGCCGCGACGATGGTCACCGCCGGGGTCTACTTCATCGCCCGGCTGCTGCCCGTCTTCGCCGCCTCCGGCGCCGCCCTCGTCGTCCTCGCCGTGATGGCGACCGTGACGATGATCGGATCGGCGCTCGCCGCCCTCGCCCAGGACGACATCAAACGCGTCCTCGCCTACTCCACCATCGGCCAGCTCGGCTACATGACCGGCGCCCTCGCCGTCGGCGACCCCGGCGCGGCCGTCTTCCACCTCCTGTCGCACGGCGCCTTCAAGGCGCTGCTGTTCCTCGCCGCCGGAGCCGTCATCCACGCCGCCGGTACCAACTCGCTGGCCGCCATGTCCCGGATGGGCGGCCTGCGCACCCGTATCCCCGACGCCTACTGGACGATGACCGTGGCGCTGCTCGCGCTCGCCGCGATCCCCCCGTTCAGCGGCTTCTTCTCCAAGGAAGCCGTCCTCGTCGGCGCCGAGCACGCC includes:
- a CDS encoding NADH-quinone oxidoreductase subunit 5 family protein, coding for MTTTTLAVLVPLLPFLGAVAGLLLGRTAPGFVRPLAILPTLAALALAVLVAVRQGGDRTIEAATQLTPTGSVPIELALRLDGFAVLVAVLVGAVATCVQLYSTGYLRDDPRYPSYAALVSLFTSAMFLVVYSGDLMVLLVGWEIMGICSYFLVGHYWETPEARAASLKAFLVTKLGDVPFLIGLFALAADAGSFRISAVLDTVADGGLDHPTVIALLLLAGVAGKSAQFPLHTWLPDAMAGPTPVSALIHAATMVTAGVYFIARLLPVFAASGAALVVLAVMATVTMIGSALAALAQDDIKRVLAYSTIGQLGYMTGALAVGDPGAAVFHLLSHGAFKALLFLAAGAVIHAAGTNSLAAMSRMGGLRTRIPDAYWTMTVALLALAAIPPFSGFFSKEAVLVGAEHAAHGDVAGVPTAAGWTVLTAGLLTALLTAAYAARLWLLAFRGRGPEAADHGRQPLAMTTVLWVLAIPSLGFGLAVGVLPEWFGGESLTPTLTTSVLGTGAALVGGLLMYGAWRHTSAVAARTPMGAVVAHPDADGGHVEAEAIALHPRAYGDIAGACDPADPGRLLLGPLHRHAASGFHLDAVYTVLFVRPVKAAAELVRFLDREVVDTYVRGAGALPRWLGTAVRRAQTGNVQTYVSALFAGTVLLAVAAVLVATAGA
- a CDS encoding NuoI/complex I 23 kDa subunit family protein, giving the protein MSESLPPRRFPGSGLAKGLAVTLRTMTRRTVTAQYPDVQPELPPRTRGVIALFEENCTVCMLCARECPDWCIYIDSHKETVPAAAPGGRERSRNVLDRFAIDFSLCMYCGICIEVCPFDALFWSPEFEYAETDILELTHERDKLREWMWTVPAPPALDPAAEEPKELAAARKTADKYAAEAEAEAQAAAAATAASQATPGTPSATPDDTAPGPEGTP
- a CDS encoding NADH-quinone oxidoreductase subunit J family protein, with the protein product MSPTLAAPLAAGSSGFLSPTGVEIAFLLVGVVTLGAAIITVTTKQLVHAALWLVVALGGIAVEYLLLTAEFIAWVQVLIYVGSVVVLLLFGLMLTRAPIGRSPDADSGNRWVALAVAVTAAVALVWVVVDAFRTTRMDLDTVQGSTDVMGESLFQNWVLPFEALSVLLLAALVGAIVLSRKRAADRSDGPPPAPARRGSPSGPTRPGGTPPTGGTPGRPGAQPPADRTETG
- the nuoK gene encoding NADH-quinone oxidoreductase subunit NuoK; the encoded protein is MHLAYPAVLSVLLFCTGLYGVLARRNAILVLMSVELMLNAVNLNLVAFDVWLSEAARDTLHSGQALTLFTIAIAAAEIGIGLAIVLTVYRNRGTSDIDKLRDTAEHGDGPGDPDGTTATAPRTEAAA
- a CDS encoding complex I subunit 1/NuoH family protein, which encodes MNDALDVALRLLVVFAVFLVLPLVVGQAEHKVMAHMQGRLGPMYAGGFHGWAQLVADGVKFAQKEDIVPARADRKVFQLAPAVALLPYLLVLLAIPIGPGEGAVGEVIDAGIFFVLAVMGVSVLGSLMAGWASANKFSLLGGLRTAAQLLSYELPMLLAAASVAMAAGTVSLPGIVAAFEWWWLPWQIVGAIVFFVAGLAELQRPPFDMPVADSEIIFGAYTEYTGLRFALFLLAEYAGIVVLCGLTTVLFLGGWHGPLGADGLGWVWTLLKTAVLAFVVIWLRVTYPRLREDQLQRLAWTTLVPLALAQIALTGVVKVVM
- a CDS encoding NADH-quinone oxidoreductase subunit C; this encodes MTGWLPAPAEELFGPEATADESYDLLTVDVPAASWITALETARTTLGCTYFDWLSAVDEGGTGFRVSAHVVALGPVRRLLVRTAVPREAAVLPSAVGVYAGAAWHERETHEMFGVGFDGHPGLDPLLLPETFEGHPLRKDFVLAARVVKAWPGAKEPGESEHGGPKRRQMLPPGVPDPNEWGPLKGQLPPAPARPARGAAGRAGGAAARAAGDRPVRRARTAPAGSAGTETGTAGTETGTAADTGAPVAGAAPGTGAPASGATGTAAPASDGSTGTPTSGTGTDTGAGTTAEPGARPARRARSVSGGSASQRPEAAPAPDSAPAPDSGSPESSAPTASGDSAADTSAESAAPAAPPRTGSPDAPWHHARPAFDASRPTGDSPPATEPGTTEPGTTEPKTTEPAATEPEVTKPEATKPDSGSRTEDKEEAKAEAKADDKATDSDTNAAPDAATNNTTAPTPAPTPTPDPSTDPDPDTATDDDTPGGPQ